TCTGCCAGAGAGCAGGGGAAAACTGATCGAAGTGTGTTTATTAAAAAGGATATCATAAATGTATACCCTGATACACTTTCCTGGATGCATGATTATACCTACTCATTCAATGAGCCAATGACCGAAAAATATTTTTGGCATCCAGCATATGATGACTATCCGGTAGTTGGGGTTTCATGGAAACAGGCAAGGGCTTTTTGCATCTGGCGTACAAATTTTGAGACAGATTACCTGGATGCCATCGAAGAGCCATTTCATCAAAATTATCGACTACCAACCGAAGCAGAGTGGGAATATGCAAGTAGAGGTGGACAGGAGTTAAATCCTTATCCATGGGGAGGTCCTTATATCAGAAATAGCCTTGGCTGCTTTTTGGCTAACTACAAGCCTATGCGTGGTAATTATACGGACGATGGCGGCTTTTATACTGTAAAAGTAACCTCATACTGGCCCAACGATTATGGCTTATACTGCATGTCGGGCAACGTTGCTGAATGGTGCAGGGATGCTTATGAAGCTTCAGGTTATAACATTACACATGACCTTAATGCGGACTATGAATATGATGAAAAAGAAGGAGATTTGCCTTCAGTGAAGCGTAAGCTTATTAGGGGCGGTTCATGGAAGGATATAGGATACTACTTGCAAACAGGTACGCGTTCATGG
This sequence is a window from Bacteroidota bacterium. Protein-coding genes within it:
- a CDS encoding SUMF1/EgtB/PvdO family nonheme iron enzyme: MKKLILIFSLAVVLAGCGGGNKGQLTGVLNRPSWYQPDPYGMVFIPSGSYTMGPSDQDVPYALTSQSRTVSVHAFYMDETEITNNEYRQFVDWVRDSIAHKLIAEEHIVNEGEYGEMINWRKRIKWDDEDNEEKLAEMFLPESERFYKRKEIDSRKLNYEYYWIDLKAAAQKFSAREQGKTDRSVFIKKDIINVYPDTLSWMHDYTYSFNEPMTEKYFWHPAYDDYPVVGVSWKQARAFCIWRTNFETDYLDAIEEPFHQNYRLPTEAEWEYASRGGQELNPYPWGGPYIRNSLGCFLANYKPMRGNYTDDGGFYTVKVTSYWPNDYGLYCMSGNVAEWCRDAYEASGYNITHDLNADYEYDEKEGDLPSVKRKLIRGGSWKDIGYYLQTGTRSWEFSDTAKCYVGFRCVQSFLGRDKSDF